Within the Silurus meridionalis isolate SWU-2019-XX chromosome 2, ASM1480568v1, whole genome shotgun sequence genome, the region agaccaaagagctgtccaaagacactagagacaaaattgtacttctccacaaggctggaaagggctacgggaaattgccaagcagcttggtgaaaaaaggtccactgttggagcaatcattagaaaatggaagaagctaaacatgactgtcaatctccctcggactggggctctatgcaagatctcacctcgtagggcccagaactacacgggaggagctggtcaatgacctgaaaagagctgggaccaccgtttccaaggtcactgttggtaatacactaagacatcatggtttgaaatcatgcatggcacggaaggttcccctgcttaaaccagcacatgtccaggcacgtcttaagtttgccaatgaccatttggatgatccagaggagtcatgggagaaagtcatgtggtcagatgagaccaaaatagaacttttgggtcataattccactaaacgtgtttggaggaagaagaatgatgagtaccattccaagaacaccatcctaactgtgaagcatgggggtggtagcatcgtgctttgggggtgtttttctgcacatgggacagggcgactgcactgtattaaggagaggatgaccggggccatgtattgcgagattttggggaacaacctccttccctcagttagagcattgaagatgggttgaggctgggtcttccaacatgacaatgacccgaagcacacagccaggataaccaaggagtggctctgtaagaagcatatcaaggttctggcatggcctagccagtctccagacctaaacccaatagagaatctttggagggaggtcaaactccgtgtttctcagtgacaggccagaaacctgactgatctagagaagatctgtgtggaggagtgggccaaaatccctcctgcagtgtgtgcaaacctggtaaaaaactacaggaaacgtttgacctctgtaattgcaaacaaaggctactgtagcaaatattaacattgactttctcaggtgttcaaatacttatttgcagctgtatcatacaaataaatagttaaaaaaatcatacattgtgatttctggattttttttttttagattatgtctctcacagtggacatgcacctacgatgacaattttagacccctccatgatttctaagtgggagaacttgcaaaatagcagggtgttcaaatacatatttttctcactgtatgttcattgacacaaatactttattttgagagacaaaataaggattttgagcaaaaaacaggcttttgcaagaaaaatccaatgtattgtgctgtttgtacacattgttttgagaatgtacttatgatttgcaaatcttaagggtgatttgagaaatgctccaaagcaactttAATATGACGGATAAGAATGAAACAGGTGGGAGATATGGCTCAATGTGAGATCAGTTTCCCTTTAAGAGTAAAAGTTAGCTACTCTACTACATGACAGTTACATACTTCATACAGGATCACAGCTTGCACTGATGCATCGTTCAGGTTCGTCATTTTATCACTAGATATTTTCACCTCCATGATCTGTTTTTTGATCATTGAGTCCACATCTACAAAGGAAAGCAAACATACAGTCACAAAGACATTTCTAGGTTATTATTTCTCTGCTACGGGCATATTTAATTGAATCACCTCCATAACAGACAAATGGGTGCAGGGCAGTGCAGCTGTCATTCATCAATCTTCCAGATTTTCCTGCCATCACAGCAGCACAGTCGCCGGTTCCAACACTCGGTGGTCCCAATGCCCAGTTTCTGAAACGACGGCTCAATTGATCAGACCACTGCCAATTGTCTAGGAACAAGCCGATCCAGACAGAAACCCATCTACCGACTACACTGTTCACTTTGTTCTGTTCCCAAGGTGAGTGGATGCGAGCCAGGTCAGTGTAGGTGCTTCTACAGTAACTCTGAGCATCTTGCCAAGTTTTTGTAATATTGACCATGATGTAACCCGTACCCTctgtaatataattttaataagcaTGGAAAGTATCAAAGTTAATAGAGTTCCTGTTATAGTAATCCTTCACTCCAAAATAATTGATACTAGATTGCTTTCTTAGTTTTGGATTGAAGCTGAGAAGCCTCAATttgtaacatttaaaaactatTCGTTAATCAGAGAAATCATCACACAGCTGTCTATTATggaagcgcattgcattcacaaagagaaaaaaaatgacagaaagaatctcataattatgagatactgatctcataattatgacttagtatctcataattataacttagtatctcataattacgacttagtatctcataattatgacttagtatctcataattatgacttagtatctcatatttataacttagtatctcataattatgacttagcaTCTCATAATTACGACTTAGTGTCTCCTAATTATGagtagtatctcataattataagATCCTGATCTCActattatgacttagtatctcataattggctaattaaactaatatacagTCAGCAAGCTAAACCAGAGCTTGACCCAACTTCTCATAATTATaagatattaagtcataattatgagataagtccTAATTATTtaatactaagtcataattttGAGTTAATAAGTCATATTTATGAGAcaataagtcataattatgagatcctttctgtgattttttttttctctttgtaaaTGCAATGTGCTTCCGTTGTCTAATATATTTTTagctaattaattttatttcaatataatgAGTTTAAGGCAAagcacataaaatatattttgtacaaaatatatcttttatattttatattattactttataattTATAAGTTTTAATTGACTCACCACTGTAGCATACAAAATATAGTAGTGTCTGACAGTCATTATCATTCCATAAACCATTCATGTGTGATACACATTGTCCAATGCCACTTGGGTTTCCTTTAGCCCAGTTAAAGTAGTCAGATAGAGGCTCATCTCCCATAGACCAGCACCAGCTTGTACCCACTGCTCTCTGCAGTCCAACCCATAAAAGACCAGTATAGCTTAGATCCACCTGATTCATCACTCTGTACACATCATTCAGACTGTCCACTGTAGCCAGATCAGTAAACCTCACTCTACAGTAACGCTGAGCATCCGACCAGGTCTTCAGGTATCTTACAGCATGGTAGAGCCTCGAAACAGATTGAAATGGTggagctgaaaaaaaaatatgtatttatgttaACAATGCAGTATTTTTCCCATGTTCTAATTAAtgttaaatctacaaaatgcaaaataagcaaactgaagaaaaatctaaatcaatcACTATTTTATGTGACTACTGTTTTGGCTTCAAACTAGCATCAATTCATACACTTTGTACATTTtcacaaagtcagggattttgttgGAACAGAGTCAGTGTATGATGAACTagttataccaagcaggtgctaatgatgAATACATTTATGTGTAAAGGTTCCAGCTACTATATCCCAATTGCACCACCAGAGGGAAACATCACCTGAGTATTGAGCTCTTCAGGTTCAAGAGACACTTCCTATAGCCTCTGTGTTCTGCTGACCACTGTTGAGTTTCTCTGACAATGCAAGTTTAACTTCTCCAAGCAAACAGAGGCCTATGGCGAtcagtggcaggccatgcatttggtacctgggcctatAGTGGGGACtaacccgacttaatccacttcttaataccaccactatcacttcgcaattatagaaaccatcaatatcatacaaaaatgcaatataacaacgtgtggcattacagagagagacatttcacatatgggggctgaataccattttactaaagcaagctccaaacctctacactacaactgtgccacctacattatctggagcagttcagaatcaatatttgtctaataacatgacaaaaacatgaagaaaaaaaattaatacaacctactcaccagagatgcagactcataatttgcaccgctccctaaaggctgtaagccagtggtatgGCTcttattcactggtctggaagtggcgaacaaaccctttgcCTGtatgagacaagctagctagcttcggggttggccaacctctccttatgatgtctagcttttctttaaaatggatttccaagtatgtccgagaccaaataaatttctcttcctccgtgggcgtaaaaaagtctaactcagatgtattaatgtgcagagctacagacatgtttgaacttggctgtaacagtttcactctgaccaaccaatcagagggcggaaaaatgctgacgctattctgggccagcttgaggagaatatgaaatctgattggttaaagaaacagacccattgctaatagagactaaggtaaaagtgccagcagtacagactttgaagaccctgggcagattagattgacatggcagcacatagaggctgaaatctgattggacaaaaattgTAACATccgcatacacacact harbors:
- the LOC124403467 gene encoding C-type lectin BfL-2-like, which encodes MNQVDLSYTGLLWVGLQRAVGTSWCWSMGDEPLSDYFNWAKGNPSGIGQCVSHMNGLWNDNDCQTLLYFVCYSEGTGYIMVNITKTWQDAQSYCRSTYTDLARIHSPWEQNKVNSVVGRWVSVWIGLFLDNWQWSDQLSRRFRNWALGPPSVGTGDCAAVMAGKSGRLMNDSCTALHPFVCYGDVDSMIKKQIMEVKISSDKMTNLNDASVQAVILYEIERKLKSNRINQNVKLSWRVRPDGRVFKKVQS